AATGGATGACACACGTCTCAAAATGAGAACAAAATGTGAGAAAAAGGTCAAAGAATGTCATTTCATATGCTCAAAATCTGTAGATTTTTCTCACAAATCGGCTAATGTGTTATAACTATTATTGACATATATCAACAAGCCCCAATTTTGTTGATTGGTAAAAGAGAGACTCCTGTTATATTACTGCCGCATAAAACGGCTACAGGCGATCGATTTTAACAAATCATGGGTATGTCGGGTCGCAAGTTTAGCCTAACCAGCGATTGTGTTGAAATTTGAAACAGCATTGAAGGGCAATATCCCTTACTGTGTGCAGTGGTCTGCCTTAACGAGAGCGTCATGATTCGGCGCCAAGTCGGGATCGCTGTAATATTACAATTTGATTTTGTTGGCAAACTTAGGTAACAGACATGCAAACCCCGCATATCCTGATCGTTGAAGACGAATTAGTAACTCGTAACACGTTAAAAAGCATTTTCGAGGCGGAAGGATACGTTGTCTTTGAAGCCAATGATGGTGCAGAAATGCATCGGATTTTGTCCGACCACAGCATCAATCTGGTTATCATGGATATCAACCTACCCGGTAAAAACGGCCTACTGCTTGCGCGGGAACTGCGCGAACAGGCCGCAGTCGCCCTTATGTTCCTGACCGGCAGAGATAACGAAGTCGATAAGATCCTTGGTCTGGAAATTGGAGCCGACGACTACATTACCAAACCTTTCAACCCGCGTGAGTTGACCATTCGCGCGAGGAATCTGCTGTCCCGCACCATGAACCTCGGTGCCGGCGCGAGCGAAGAGCGTAAACAGGTAGAAAACTACCGCTTTAACGGCTGGACGCTGGACATCAACAGCCGTTCACTGATCGATCCAAGCGGTGAAATGTTCAAG
This DNA window, taken from Leminorella richardii, encodes the following:
- the arcA gene encoding two-component system response regulator ArcA; the encoded protein is MQTPHILIVEDELVTRNTLKSIFEAEGYVVFEANDGAEMHRILSDHSINLVIMDINLPGKNGLLLARELREQAAVALMFLTGRDNEVDKILGLEIGADDYITKPFNPRELTIRARNLLSRTMNLGAGASEERKQVENYRFNGWTLDINSRSLIDPSGEMFKLPRSEFRAMLHFCENPGKIQSREELLKKMTGRELKPHDRTVDVTIRRIRKHFESTPDTPEIIATIHGEGYRFCGDLEE